One genomic region from Longimicrobium sp. encodes:
- a CDS encoding FtsW/RodA/SpoVE family cell cycle protein, whose amino-acid sequence MALRDVFRRRSGGTAAAGGPVGVAVHVRPHNVPGAEASGRVFPAPIWWGLLLAVVFYVLSHLSIIWGVWPVHGTSPGAGGILLRDLLALAAWGIVILVLRKAHYRGSWGIVVLPVIIFCLSRPSQFQAFTDPAYQARGAARAHANDLKATRSRLSTIDRAYSEERKEVVYQGTPPPLPDPFKTAVGQETRGFVAKAMTYFPVFIAPLIVLVGYLVIARQTWLLRWIRDRRLIVFIPAMLLFFGLAMVPSARATGKVAGTTPWELLLPFLVATWAAVLADDAYNLARPGAVVSPRRLGMLVLYGGLPIIPFLLIHELGLSIVLATSFAAMLLVGTRRGWWAALLGVVWIVLVLLVFRTDTRSQIRAGLAYHPYRELSTMAPAEQQKWADKVHQIKLFDANVLEGDWLGDGPGRGHGETAPNAADDGFFTLVAAQWGWAGGVALVLVYTVFLVELLTAAVRERGAFERCIVTGLSMLIAVPFWLAALGDMRIIPLTGVAAAFAAHGGAKLLASAFGVGVIAGISHRRTEETRMAEVLAPPEERARAEADGIRVR is encoded by the coding sequence ATGGCGCTGCGCGACGTCTTCCGCCGCCGCTCCGGCGGCACGGCCGCGGCCGGCGGACCGGTGGGCGTGGCCGTGCACGTCAGGCCGCACAACGTCCCCGGCGCCGAGGCCTCGGGGCGCGTGTTCCCGGCGCCGATCTGGTGGGGGCTGCTGCTGGCGGTGGTGTTCTACGTCCTCTCCCACCTCTCCATCATCTGGGGCGTCTGGCCCGTGCATGGGACGAGCCCCGGCGCGGGCGGCATCCTCCTGCGCGACCTGCTGGCGCTGGCCGCGTGGGGGATCGTGATCCTGGTCCTCCGCAAGGCGCACTACCGCGGCTCGTGGGGGATCGTGGTCCTCCCGGTGATCATCTTCTGCCTGAGCCGTCCGTCGCAGTTCCAGGCGTTCACCGACCCCGCGTACCAGGCGCGCGGCGCCGCGCGGGCGCACGCGAACGATTTGAAGGCCACGCGCTCGCGCCTGTCGACGATCGACCGCGCCTACTCGGAGGAGCGCAAGGAGGTCGTCTACCAGGGGACGCCGCCGCCGCTTCCCGATCCCTTCAAGACGGCGGTGGGACAGGAGACGCGGGGGTTCGTCGCCAAGGCGATGACCTACTTCCCCGTCTTCATCGCCCCGCTGATCGTGCTGGTGGGCTACCTGGTGATCGCGCGGCAGACGTGGCTCCTGCGCTGGATCCGCGACCGCAGGCTGATCGTCTTCATCCCCGCCATGCTCCTCTTCTTCGGGCTGGCGATGGTGCCGAGCGCGCGGGCCACGGGGAAGGTGGCGGGGACCACGCCGTGGGAGCTCCTCCTCCCCTTCCTCGTTGCCACCTGGGCGGCGGTGCTGGCGGACGACGCGTACAACCTCGCGCGTCCCGGTGCGGTGGTTTCTCCACGAAGACTGGGGATGCTGGTGCTGTACGGCGGGCTGCCGATCATCCCCTTCCTGCTGATCCACGAGCTGGGGCTCAGCATCGTGCTGGCCACGTCGTTCGCGGCGATGCTGCTGGTCGGCACGCGGCGGGGATGGTGGGCGGCGCTGCTGGGGGTGGTCTGGATCGTCCTGGTCCTCCTCGTGTTCCGGACGGACACGCGCTCGCAGATCCGCGCGGGGCTGGCGTACCATCCCTACCGCGAGCTGTCGACGATGGCGCCGGCGGAGCAGCAGAAGTGGGCGGACAAGGTGCACCAGATCAAGCTCTTCGACGCCAACGTGCTGGAGGGCGACTGGCTGGGCGACGGCCCCGGCCGCGGCCACGGCGAGACGGCGCCCAACGCGGCCGACGACGGCTTCTTCACCCTGGTGGCCGCGCAGTGGGGATGGGCGGGAGGGGTGGCGCTGGTGCTCGTCTACACCGTATTTCTGGTGGAGCTGCTGACCGCCGCGGTGCGCGAGCGCGGCGCGTTCGAGCGCTGCATCGTCACCGGGCTGTCGATGCTGATCGCGGTGCCGTTCTGGCTGGCGGCGCTGGGCGACATGCGCATCATCCCGCTGACCGGCGTGGCCGCGGCCTTCGCGGCGCACGGCGGGGCCAAGCTGCTGGCCAGCGCCTTCGGCGTGGGGGTGATCGCGGGGATCAGCCACAGGAGGACGGAGGAGACGCGCATGGCCGAGGTGCTGGCGCCGCCCGAGGAGCGGGCGCGGGCGGAGGCGGACGGGATACGGGTGCGATGA
- a CDS encoding PP2C family serine/threonine-protein phosphatase — translation MSVESPGPVRAYGMVFDVAGATAQGPRAENQDAYSVAKFPQLGLVAVADGMGGQRAGRVAAETAIDAVTRAAPIRSLDAARYAIRSADDAVAKTAGGDPAQMEGMGAALTVMALTQDRAGDVGWLVANVGDVRVISRSPDGVVRLETRDHTPAFARWEAGDIALDEIPDSPGANRLQRAVGHGGEADTTWIPVRAGWTFLVHSDGVTKAMRLDELGDAMALGSSSAACEAISRKVEERGPDDNYTAVVVRVLPDDGGPPAGEATLPSPGRPAAAAASEDRTVDRPRAVAAETRRGPFNPPDDVRPGRSPLGAIGAGVAVVALVAALYGAMTGAKARGEATAARAEAAALRASLDSLAARVPPDTAGRLPVTAADSGAKAAPPAAPPAPPPAPRTPTGR, via the coding sequence ATGAGCGTGGAATCTCCGGGGCCGGTGCGGGCGTACGGGATGGTGTTCGACGTGGCCGGCGCCACCGCGCAGGGCCCGCGCGCCGAGAACCAGGACGCCTACTCCGTCGCGAAATTCCCCCAGCTGGGCCTCGTCGCCGTCGCGGACGGGATGGGCGGGCAGCGCGCGGGTCGCGTCGCGGCGGAGACGGCGATCGACGCGGTGACGCGCGCCGCGCCCATCCGCTCGCTCGACGCGGCGCGCTACGCCATCCGCTCGGCCGACGACGCGGTGGCGAAGACGGCCGGCGGCGATCCCGCGCAGATGGAGGGGATGGGCGCGGCGCTGACGGTGATGGCGCTGACGCAGGACCGCGCGGGCGACGTCGGCTGGCTGGTGGCCAACGTCGGCGACGTGCGGGTGATCAGCCGCTCCCCCGACGGCGTGGTGCGGCTGGAGACGCGCGACCACACGCCGGCCTTCGCGCGCTGGGAGGCGGGCGACATCGCGCTGGACGAGATCCCCGACAGCCCGGGCGCCAACCGGCTGCAGCGCGCCGTGGGCCACGGCGGCGAGGCCGACACGACCTGGATCCCCGTCCGCGCGGGATGGACCTTCCTGGTCCACAGCGACGGGGTGACCAAGGCCATGCGGCTGGACGAGCTGGGCGACGCGATGGCGCTGGGCTCCTCCTCCGCCGCGTGCGAGGCCATCTCGCGCAAGGTGGAGGAGCGTGGGCCGGACGACAACTACACCGCCGTGGTGGTGCGCGTGCTCCCGGACGACGGCGGACCGCCCGCCGGCGAGGCCACGCTTCCCAGCCCCGGCCGCCCGGCCGCCGCGGCGGCGTCCGAGGACCGGACCGTCGATCGCCCGCGCGCCGTGGCGGCGGAGACGCGGCGCGGACCCTTCAACCCTCCCGACGACGTGAGACCTGGACGCTCGCCGCTGGGCGCCATCGGCGCCGGGGTGGCCGTGGTGGCGCTGGTGGCCGCCCTGTACGGCGCGATGACCGGCGCGAAGGCGCGGGGCGAGGCCACCGCCGCGCGCGCCGAGGCGGCCGCGCTGCGCGCCTCGCTGGACTCGCTGGCGGCGCGCGTGCCGCCCGACACCGCGGGCCGGCTGCCGGTGACCGCGGCCGACAGCGGCGCGAAGGCGGCGCCGCCCGCCGCGCCCCCCGCGCCGCCGCCGGCTCCCCGCACCCCCACTGGACGATGA